One segment of Tamlana crocina DNA contains the following:
- a CDS encoding TonB-dependent receptor: MHIYKNNKVKNLILLINLVSFSLFGQNISGRVFSNGEPLAFANVYLKEISKGATANENGVFNISGIEPGQYQISASFTGYKTQTKPISVKGENLTLNFHLEESQMLDEVVVTGTLKAVSRLESPVPVEVYTPTFLKKNPTPSVFEALQNVNGVRPQINCNVCNTGDIHINGLEGPYTLVLIDGMPIVSGLSTVYGLSGIPNSLIEQIEIVKGPASSLYGSEAVGGLINIITKLPENAPIVFADSYVSGWGEVNTDLGFKARLGAKTDILTGINYFNYSNPVDNNNDNFTDLTLQDRISVFQKWNFKRANHRVFSLAGRYFYEDRWGGELQWNPSFRGGDQVYGESIYTSRFEVLGKYQLPIEEKVLFQFSYTDHHQNSVYGDTPYIADQRIGFGQFTWDKPVKNHDLLFGAAARYNFYNDNTPATVEADELVIPSLFVQDEIKLNEKHNLLLGARYDYDKRHGNIFTPRVAYKFKPTKNDIFRLNAGTGFRVVNLFTEEHAALTGARDVIIAEALKPERSYNVNLNYMTKIFTKSGVIIGLDASTWYTHFNNIILPDYDTNPNQIIYDNLDGKAITKGVSLNVDAMFSNGIKLLAGATLQDVSKTENGITERQILTESFTGTWAASYKNYKYNLTLDYTGNLYGPMRLPLLGDLDPRQPESPYWSIQNIQLTFDGLKNFEIYGGVKNLLNWTPNKGNPFIIARAHDPFDENVQFDNEGNAVATNDNPYALTFDPSYVYGPNQGRRLFFGLRYTLN; this comes from the coding sequence ATGCACATATATAAAAATAATAAAGTGAAAAATCTAATATTATTAATCAACCTTGTCTCATTCTCATTATTCGGACAAAACATTAGCGGCCGCGTGTTTTCAAATGGCGAGCCCTTGGCCTTCGCCAACGTATACTTAAAAGAAATTTCAAAAGGTGCCACAGCCAACGAAAATGGCGTTTTTAACATCAGCGGAATTGAGCCTGGACAATACCAAATTTCAGCGTCGTTTACAGGATACAAAACCCAAACGAAACCAATTTCTGTAAAGGGCGAAAATTTAACTTTGAATTTTCACTTGGAAGAATCGCAAATGCTCGACGAAGTGGTGGTTACCGGAACACTAAAAGCGGTTTCAAGACTGGAAAGTCCTGTGCCAGTTGAAGTGTACACTCCTACCTTTTTAAAGAAAAACCCTACGCCAAGTGTTTTTGAAGCTTTACAAAATGTAAACGGCGTTCGTCCACAAATTAACTGTAACGTTTGCAATACCGGCGATATCCACATTAACGGACTCGAAGGTCCTTACACGCTTGTGCTTATTGACGGGATGCCCATTGTTAGCGGCCTATCAACCGTCTATGGCTTATCAGGAATCCCTAATTCGCTTATCGAACAGATTGAAATTGTAAAAGGTCCCGCCTCTTCACTTTATGGTAGTGAGGCTGTTGGCGGACTCATAAATATTATCACCAAACTGCCCGAAAATGCCCCTATTGTGTTCGCAGATAGCTACGTTTCCGGTTGGGGCGAAGTCAATACCGATTTAGGTTTTAAAGCCAGATTGGGAGCGAAAACCGATATATTAACAGGAATCAATTATTTTAATTACAGCAATCCTGTTGATAATAACAACGATAATTTCACCGATTTAACGCTTCAAGACCGTATTTCGGTATTTCAAAAGTGGAATTTCAAACGAGCAAACCATCGCGTATTTTCTTTGGCAGGCCGCTATTTTTACGAAGACCGATGGGGTGGTGAATTACAATGGAACCCTTCCTTCCGAGGTGGCGACCAAGTTTACGGAGAGAGCATTTACACCAGTCGTTTTGAGGTGTTGGGAAAATACCAACTGCCCATTGAAGAAAAAGTGCTGTTCCAATTCTCATATACCGACCACCATCAAAATTCGGTATATGGCGACACCCCATATATTGCCGACCAACGTATTGGCTTCGGGCAGTTCACTTGGGATAAACCCGTAAAAAATCACGATTTATTGTTCGGTGCTGCCGCCCGTTACAATTTTTATAACGACAACACCCCTGCTACTGTTGAAGCGGACGAACTGGTAATCCCGTCCCTTTTTGTTCAGGACGAAATAAAACTGAACGAAAAACACAACCTCCTTTTGGGCGCACGCTATGACTACGACAAAAGGCACGGTAACATTTTTACACCAAGAGTGGCTTACAAATTCAAGCCTACAAAAAACGATATTTTCCGTTTAAATGCCGGCACCGGATTCAGAGTAGTGAATTTATTTACCGAAGAACATGCTGCACTTACCGGAGCTCGCGACGTCATTATTGCCGAAGCTCTAAAACCCGAACGCTCATACAACGTCAACTTAAATTATATGACGAAAATTTTCACCAAAAGCGGCGTGATTATCGGGTTGGATGCTTCCACGTGGTACACGCATTTCAACAATATCATTTTACCCGATTACGACACCAATCCCAACCAAATTATTTATGATAATTTAGACGGAAAAGCCATCACCAAAGGGGTTAGTTTAAATGTCGATGCTATGTTTTCCAACGGTATAAAGCTTTTGGCCGGAGCCACACTCCAAGATGTATCGAAAACTGAAAACGGGATTACCGAACGCCAAATTTTAACCGAAAGCTTTACAGGCACCTGGGCAGCATCATACAAAAATTACAAATACAATTTGACGTTAGATTACACCGGAAACCTTTACGGCCCCATGCGTTTACCGCTTTTGGGCGATTTAGACCCAAGACAGCCCGAATCGCCATATTGGAGCATTCAAAATATCCAACTGACTTTTGATGGTTTAAAGAACTTCGAAATCTATGGTGGCGTAAAAAATTTATTGAATTGGACACCCAACAAAGGCAACCCGTTTATTATTGCCCGTGCCCACGATCCTTTTGATGAAAACGTACAATTTGATAACGAAGGAAACGCTGTAGCTACAAACGATAATCCGTATGCCTTAACCTTC